A window of Flammeovirga kamogawensis genomic DNA:
CAGCAATTATATCATCATAGTAACCAATAGATTCTAATAAATGAGAAGACCCTGTTCTCCCAGGAGAAACTATAACAAAATCATATTTACAGCGTGTCTTCAAAGCTTAAAATTCTTTTATAAGTTGAAAAACATAACAAAACACACTCAATAAATGAGTTGATGAATAATAACAAAATAAATGTGTTGATCATTTTATAGATTACTAGAATAATAAGGCAGATAATAAGTCCAATTTTACTGTAAACCTCAACTTTAAATGTCTTAGTAACTTCACCACAAGCATTCAAAAAAATTTCTAATAAATGATTCAGTGGTTTAAATAATAACAACAATGAAAATAAAGAGAACAATACACCACTTTCTCTCCAGTGCTCTCCAAAAAACAGTACAAAAAGATTTTCACCATATACAAATAAACTTATGGAAAGCACCATTGAAATAAGAAACACAGTTATGGCCGCTCTTTTTAATAACAAAAGGAGTTTACCTGTTTCATTTTTTAGGTGCGAAAAATGAGAATACATTACTTGGCTATAAACACTTATCATATTGTTTGATAATTGTTTTTCTATTGACCTTGATTTGATGTAACCACCAAAAATAGCTTCTGACTGAAATGTTTTCACAACTAACACATCCGCTTCAGCTAATATCAATCGAATAATTTTTGTAATAGAGCGTGTTTTTGAAAACCTAAAAAAAGGGCTAATCTCTTTGATCGAAAATGAAAGACTCGGTTTCCAAGAGGAATGAAAAAACAAGAGTACATTATTGAGAAAATATTTCAAGAAAAAGGATGCAATTAACGCTATAACACCTAATCCACTCTTGGCTAAGAATACTCCTGTTACAGAGGCAAATAAAGAACTGATTAAATTGGCTACACTAATTGCTTTAAAATTTAAATGTAAAGAGGTATGTAAAACCACTCCTCTACTCATTCCAGCAAACAAAAAAGTACTACCCAATAGCAAAATTAAATTTAAGTTTAGTGCTATTACCCCATTTTCTTTTAATAAAAAACAAAGAGCAAAAAAGGAAAGAAAGCATACTCCACCTAAAAAAAACATAAACCAATAGGCTGAAGAAAGTACTTTATTTGTGCAGTTACCTTTCTGAATGATCGCTTCATTGATACTCAAATCTTGAAAAATACTAAATATAGAAATAATAGCGACTAGCAAACCAAAATCGCCATAATCCTCAGGTAATAAATACCTTGTCATTACTATCGAAAGACCAAATGTAAGTACTTGTACAGCTAATTTAGACCCAAATTCCCACGATAAATTCTTGATTAATAACGACGGCATAATTTATTATAAATAGAAATTGATTGTCTAAACAAAACAAACTTCTAAAATGAAATGAATATTATTCAAATATGCTTTAAATTTGCAGACAATACAAAATAGAAAAATGAATAAATCTACATATATAACAAAAGAAGGCATGGAAGGCTTACAACAAGATGTGTTGGAGCTTTGGGAAGAACGTAAAATTGTTACGCAAGCTGTGAGTGATGCTGCTGCTATGGGCGACCGTTCTGAAAATGCTGAATATATTTACGGAAAAAAGAAATTACGTGAAATTGATGGGCGTTTAACATACCTACGCCGTAGAATTGCTAATGTTAAAATCTTTGATCAAAAAATTGATGAGAATGTGGCAATGTTTAGTGCTTATGTTTCTTTTAAAGATCAAGGGGGGAATACAATGACTTTACGTCTTGTTGGACCTGATGAAGCAGACATAAAAAAACAAACTATTAGTATTGCTTCACCTATTGGAAAAGCTTTATTAAATAAAAAAATTGGTGATACTGTAGATGTCATCACTCCTGCCGGAAAAAAGAATTTCACTATTCAAAAGGTGAAATACTAAAATACTTCTAAACGACTTTATCTTATAGTTCATCATTCCTTTTCTATTAAGGCTGGAATTTGAAATAAGGAAAAATTAGGTGATTATTTTCTAGTCTAATCAAAACCAAATTGAAGAACATCACCATAAGTACGTGATGAAATTCTAAAGATGAGTAGACGGAAAAAGAAAGGCTAAAAATTCCTATTTTAATTGTTCAACTATCTAATTATTCCTTCTATAGATAGTTAAAGGTTAAAAAGAAGCTTTTGATAAAGTCGTTTTCAGCAATATTGCATATATTTATAGGGTAATCAGCATAAAGTATTTGTAATATCTTTTTGACTACAAAGGGTCATCACAAACTTCTTTTAGAACTTCTCATTTTTTAATAACATGAAATTGAAGCGAAACATACAGCATATATTATTTCTTCTTATTGTTTTAACATCAACAGGTGCTAATGCACAAGAATTGTATGTTCTCCATGTGAATGGAAATATAGTAAACACTACAAATAATACCAATTTAGCTGTTGGTGATGTCATTACGAAGAGTACTTCTTTAAATTTTGCATCCAACGATTCTAAAGCGATTGTAATTGGTACTGAATCTGGGAAAATGTTATTGGATGGCAGCAAAATTACGGCTACTCCTGATGGTGAATTTATGAGTTTGGTAACCGATGTGCTATTCCCGGTAAATTCAAACAAACAAATGAGTACTCGTAGTGTTACTTTTGATACAATTCATCATGTATCAGATTATTTTAATGGTGCTCCCTATGTATTTATTGCTGATTCTATAATTTTAGAAATTGATTCTATTAAATATAAATTAGACGATGAAAAAATGATGGCTATCCGTTTTAGCGACGGTGATAATGTTTACAACAGATGGATTCCAAACTATGGGAATAATCAGGTGATAATAATGCCTGATTCTTTGTTTAAAGGAGCTGTTACAGAAAAAATTGAAGTTGTAGATTTATATTATGTAATTAAAGCTACTAGAGATGTAAAACCTATTGGAAGTTTTATTCCTGTTTTTATAAATCAGCATAAATTAAAAGAAGAATTGCTTTCTTTAAAAACCTTCCTTAATAACAATACAAAGACGCCTGAACAGGAAGTTGAAAGAGAGTTGTACCAATATATTTTAGATATCTACGGAAAAACAGATTACCGAATCTTTAAAAATTGGGTGGTACAAGAAGGTATTATTTGATTTATAACCTATCGTAATACTAAGAGCAAACTACCTACTGAAAAGTATTCTACTCTCAACTTTTTAAACTTATACTACACATGGCTTCTAATAAACTAAAGGATCGCCTAATATTTAGAATGCAGAAGAACAAACCATTAATGTGGGGAATTTCTTCTTTTCATGCATTAATAATGATGGTTGGCTTAATGTTTTACATGTCAATTGTTTATGTAATGCCCGATGAAATAATGCTGATTGAGCTACTTTCGGCCACAAGAAATGCATTATTTAAGGCTGAGATAAAACCTAAAGCAGACCGTTTCCTTTTTGTGAACTGTTCTTGGGAGAAAGACTTAACTGCTAAAGTAGATACCAATGGCTTTGTAATTGGCAATGTTGATATCACTAACAGAAAATCAATCACAAAATTTGTCAATACGCTAAATCAAGATCCTGACAACCACGAATACTTGCTTGTCGATATTCGTTTTTATGACAAATCTGAAGACGATAGTTTAATGGAAGCCGCTTTTGCTAATTCCAAAAACACCATTGTTTCCTACCACAAAGGAGCCGATAATGCTCCAAAATATCCTGTAGTAAAAGTACCATTAGGCTTGTCAGATTTACAAGTTCAGGAGCTTAATCACGAAGAAACCGTCACGCTAAAATACCACCTCATTCAAGGAGATTCTTTAAAATCAACTCCTTTAATTATGGCGGAAAATATATACGGAGAGAAAATTCAAAAAGGTTTTCTGTTTAATAAATTTAGAGGTAACTATATGCTGAATAGTTATATTTTAGATTACCCAATTCGTACTTACGACTTGTTTGTAAAGAACACCTACCCTTACTTACAGATGCATGAATTAATAAACATGCCTCCGTTTTTAATTAAGAAATTTACAAAAGATAAAATTATCGTATTAGGTGATTTTGAAGATCGAGATATTCATAAAACGATTTATGGTTTTATGCCTGGACCTTTAATTCTTACCAATGCATTTATCACTTTAGAAAGAGGTTATAACAAAATCACTTGGGGCTTCTTCCTTTTCATTTTTATCTGTTTTACTTATATCTCTCATAAGGCACTTACATTTAGAGACCCTGTTACTGTATTTATTAATAAATTCTTTGATTCCGATCACTTTATAGTTGAACTTATTCAAGATTCAGTATTCTATTTGGTCTACTTTGGTGTAATGTCAATCGTCTCGTACTTAACTTTCAACATACATTTAACTGTATTAATTCTCTCATTTTACATGTATGCTTTAGAACAAGGATTATTGTTTTACAAAGGTTGGTTAGAAGACAAAGAAAAAGAAGACTTAGAGAAAGATACAGTAGAAGAAAACATTACCTAATTCTTAAAAAGTAATGTTTATCATCCATTTGTAAATGATCTTAATAGTAAATTGAAAAAAATTATAACAAATAATAAACTATGCACACTGAATTTAAAAAAGTAGCAATGATTGCCCATGATGGCAAAAAAGCAGATATGGTAGGTTTCTTTAAAGACCACATGGATGTTTTAGAAAACATGGCAATTGTTGCTACAGGTACTACAGGTAGTCACTTACAAAAAGCAGGATTAGAGGTTGACTGCAAGTTATCAGGACCAAAAGGTGGTGATGCTCAAATTGCTGCTCTAGTTGCTGAAGGTGATGTTGATGCAGTATTTTTCTTCAGAGATCCACTAGGAAAACACCCACACGAACCAGACGTTCAAATGCTTATGCGTGTTTGTGATTTATATGATGTGCCTTTAGCTACTAATCCATCTTCTGGAGGATTATTAATGATGGGTATTAGAGATATCCTTAAAAAATAATTAGACGTAAAATTTTAGGTCAAAAAAAGAGGTTAAACTTTAAATAGTTTAACCTCTTTTTTTTGTGTCATAGCTTATTGTTGTTGCCAAACAATTTTTCTATTCTTACTATCTAAGTTTAAAATTATTCTCAATGGGTTTGGAATAATTACTAAACGTGTAGGTTTATTTTCTAAATCATCTACTTCTACTGGTACACCTTGAGCATGGTTTGCATCAAATTGTGCACCCAACTCATTATCACCAACTTTCACATATTCTTGAGCAATATAGCTTAATGGCGAAAGTACATCTGTATCTACTGAAAAATCTTCGTGAACATCACCAATAATATCTTCTAGTGCCTCTCCATGCTCATCGATAAAATCATCTTCAAGATCATGTAATTCATCTTCGATATCATCATAAGACTCGTCTTCGTACGATAATCCATTTAATTGAATTCTTTTTTCAATAATAGAAATAAGTGCTTTGTCGATTGCTGTTGTATCCATATTTTAAATTATCGAGGAATCCTCGGGTTAATTGTCTGATTCTAATTAAAGTAGCGTTTTCTGCTATTTTGAACAATAAATATAAGTATTGACATTGAATTTTAAAAGATGAATTTACTCTTCTCGCTGTAACATCAATGTTGTTAAGAATAAATTAAAAATATCTTGAAGTACTTCAATCAATACCTACTTAAGTTATACAGTATAAAATTTAGCTTTTGATTACTAATTGATAAGTATCCAAAGAGATTTGTCGCATGTGTACTTTAGACAAATCAATACCAAGTTCTTTCACTGTATCTTCTGTATGATTTTTTATGGTAATTAATTCTAGGTCTTCTATCACTTCAATTTTAAATTTATCATCAAAAAGTTTTTTAATTTTTTCGATTTTAGATAAATCATTGTTCGTACAAATTGATAAAGACAGTGCACTATTTTTCATCAAATTAATTTTGATATTCAAACGAGATAGTTCACTAAAAACAAGACCTAAATCACCTTTACTTACATTTAAAAAGTCTTTTTCGCAAAAACGAATAATTGCTTGGTTCGTTTTAAAAATAATGGACGATTTTGACGGGTAATCTTCAAAATCTCCAATTACAGTACCTTCATCAGCAGGGTTGATAAAAGAATTAACGTAAAGAGGAATATTTTTTAAAGCGAGTGGTCTAATGGTTTTCGGATGTATTACAGATGCACCGTAATACGTCAGTTCAGCAGCATATTTATAAGGTAACTTTTTAAATAATGATACCTCTTCTACCCTTCTTGGGTCGCTACTCATTATACCTGGAACATCTTTCCAGATACATACTTTTTCTGCATCTAAGCAATACCCAAAAATTGCAGCTGTAAAATCAGAACCTTCCCTGCCTAATGTTGTGGTTTTATTATTAATGGTTCCTCCTATAAAACCTTGCGTTACAACCACATTATTTTGAATAAGGTCTTTAACGTCTGAATTTATCAATCTACTTGTCCAATTCCAATCTACATTTCCCTCTCTAAAATTATCATCGGTTTGAATGTAAATACGGGAATCTAAGAAGTGAGTATCTATTTTTTCTTGATTAAGATAGGCAGAAATAATATGTGTTGAGAGCAGTTCTCCATAACATACCACTTGATCGTATAATTCATCCTCAGAGGATACTCTTAACGATAGCCTAATTTCAAGATCATATACTAATTTTTCAATTTGAGTAAAAATACTCGCCTTTTCATTTTCAAAAAGATCTTTAGCAATAGCTGTATGGTATGTTTTAAGTTGTTCTAAATGTTTCTTAGGGTCATTTCCTTTTAAGAAATCAACAACAATTTTTTCCATTAAGTTTGTTGTCTTTCCCATTGCAGATACAACAACAACTAACTCTTTCTGTTCGGAAAAATCCTTA
This region includes:
- a CDS encoding oligosaccharide flippase family protein, which produces MPSLLIKNLSWEFGSKLAVQVLTFGLSIVMTRYLLPEDYGDFGLLVAIISIFSIFQDLSINEAIIQKGNCTNKVLSSAYWFMFFLGGVCFLSFFALCFLLKENGVIALNLNLILLLGSTFLFAGMSRGVVLHTSLHLNFKAISVANLISSLFASVTGVFLAKSGLGVIALIASFFLKYFLNNVLLFFHSSWKPSLSFSIKEISPFFRFSKTRSITKIIRLILAEADVLVVKTFQSEAIFGGYIKSRSIEKQLSNNMISVYSQVMYSHFSHLKNETGKLLLLLKRAAITVFLISMVLSISLFVYGENLFVLFFGEHWRESGVLFSLFSLLLLFKPLNHLLEIFLNACGEVTKTFKVEVYSKIGLIICLIILVIYKMINTFILLLFINSFIECVLLCFSTYKRILSFEDTL
- a CDS encoding CHASE2 domain-containing protein; the protein is MASNKLKDRLIFRMQKNKPLMWGISSFHALIMMVGLMFYMSIVYVMPDEIMLIELLSATRNALFKAEIKPKADRFLFVNCSWEKDLTAKVDTNGFVIGNVDITNRKSITKFVNTLNQDPDNHEYLLVDIRFYDKSEDDSLMEAAFANSKNTIVSYHKGADNAPKYPVVKVPLGLSDLQVQELNHEETVTLKYHLIQGDSLKSTPLIMAENIYGEKIQKGFLFNKFRGNYMLNSYILDYPIRTYDLFVKNTYPYLQMHELINMPPFLIKKFTKDKIIVLGDFEDRDIHKTIYGFMPGPLILTNAFITLERGYNKITWGFFLFIFICFTYISHKALTFRDPVTVFINKFFDSDHFIVELIQDSVFYLVYFGVMSIVSYLTFNIHLTVLILSFYMYALEQGLLFYKGWLEDKEKEDLEKDTVEENIT
- a CDS encoding GreA/GreB family elongation factor, translated to MNKSTYITKEGMEGLQQDVLELWEERKIVTQAVSDAAAMGDRSENAEYIYGKKKLREIDGRLTYLRRRIANVKIFDQKIDENVAMFSAYVSFKDQGGNTMTLRLVGPDEADIKKQTISIASPIGKALLNKKIGDTVDVITPAGKKNFTIQKVKY
- a CDS encoding methylglyoxal synthase, with the translated sequence MHTEFKKVAMIAHDGKKADMVGFFKDHMDVLENMAIVATGTTGSHLQKAGLEVDCKLSGPKGGDAQIAALVAEGDVDAVFFFRDPLGKHPHEPDVQMLMRVCDLYDVPLATNPSSGGLLMMGIRDILKK
- a CDS encoding aspartate kinase produces the protein MQVFKFGGASVKDADAVRNVKNIIKDFSEQKELVVVVSAMGKTTNLMEKIVVDFLKGNDPKKHLEQLKTYHTAIAKDLFENEKASIFTQIEKLVYDLEIRLSLRVSSEDELYDQVVCYGELLSTHIISAYLNQEKIDTHFLDSRIYIQTDDNFREGNVDWNWTSRLINSDVKDLIQNNVVVTQGFIGGTINNKTTTLGREGSDFTAAIFGYCLDAEKVCIWKDVPGIMSSDPRRVEEVSLFKKLPYKYAAELTYYGASVIHPKTIRPLALKNIPLYVNSFINPADEGTVIGDFEDYPSKSSIIFKTNQAIIRFCEKDFLNVSKGDLGLVFSELSRLNIKINLMKNSALSLSICTNNDLSKIEKIKKLFDDKFKIEVIEDLELITIKNHTEDTVKELGIDLSKVHMRQISLDTYQLVIKS